The nucleotide window GGTCCCACTACATGCTATCTCTAGAGAGAGAATTGAAACTCCACCTGGAGTGAAACTCTAATACGTGGCTAGAGCTTTCACTGTAAAACAAAGGTGTCTAAGTCCTTTGGGCCTAAGGATCCCTATGCCCTGATTCGCTGGCCTGATGCAGGTTTAATTCAAAAGAGACTTGATGCTAAATTTAAAACATTGCAGGATGAGGATGGAATATTTATCTGCATTTCTTTGGGAAAGCCTCGAAAGCTTCCACAGTCTAAGGGAGCAAAATGTCTTGGCCAACCAGGGTTTCTTTAGAGTCGAAGTAGAGACATCacattaatataatatttagtgaaatcaaataaaatcaaaaacTAAGTCTACCCATTCCCACTATTGAAAGACATTCAGAGATTCCATGAAAAGGGTTGAAACACTACCATTAACGTTTGTCTTCAGGTTTTGTATTTGGGTAGGATGCCATCACAGCCTCTGAGCTTGCTAAAGCTTAAATGTTTATAAAAATGCTGGTCGCCAGTAAAATAACACATTACGAAAAATGGTTGAGTCAAGGACCACATACATTAGCAGAAATATTTACTGTGATGCATGAAAGTTTtgttatgaaaaaataaaattgtttgAGACTCAAGACATATTTGATTATATTGGATAAGATGGATTGAGGTTATCAACCAATATAAAAACAGATTTCAGGTAAAAGTTCATAAGTCGTATTGTAACTCCCTGGTTCCTTGCTATACAATGATTTGTATTGaactgtttggtttggttttgtttaaaaaagaatagttcaaattcaaaaaatatttaaaaagaaaaaggcaaATCAAAGTGGTCAAAGGGGTGTAAATAGCCTGTTATGAATGTAGTACAAGCGATGAATGTTTGCACAGTTGGTTaatacacacaagacacaccTGACATATCAGTTAATAGCATAGTATGTCCTCATTTGTAAATATGATAAAGATCACTTCACCTGGTGTGTTTCTCACCCGGTTCGGAAGTTCGTCAAACGTATGCAATAACTTTTAATAACACCATAAGTCAACATTTCAATCTATTGGGGTAGATGATGGACATCAGGTGTTCAGAGCCATAatcgtgaggaggaggaaggtgttcATGATACAACAAGTGTCTTTAAAACCCATCCGAGACCGGGCAGAAAGCACAGAAAGATTTTGAAAGCGACACAGTGAAGATGTTTGAACTTCTGCTGTTGCTTTCAGTCATCGGCCCGGCTTCAGCTTGGACAGTAAGAGACCTTAGTTCACCTATGACTaggatgtacagtatgtatgcaatgtgttctgtgttctgtgctctctctctctctctctctctctctctctctctctctctctctctctctctctctctctctctctctctctctctctctctctctctctctctctctctctctctctctctctctctctctctctctctctctctctctctctctctctctctctctctctctctctctctctctctctctcataccttACTCTGTATTCAACAACAGTCGCTGGAGGACTGGGTATCAGGGAATGTGACGGTGTCTGTGGGAGACTCTGGCCAGTGTCTGTGCCACGTCTACCTACCCGACACCACCTTCAGTGCCGGTCGGGTGGAGCACATGCAGCAGGTCACCAAGGATTTGATCCTGGAGGTGAACATACAAATCGAAAAGGTATTGCAACTAGATGAAAGGCATCACATTTCAGTTTGTGAATATACAAATGGTTGATTTTAAAGTGTTGAAAAAGTGTGTATTTCCCACATTCAACACATTTTTGTTGCGTTTAAGGATTATTTAATGTGTTCCTTTGTTTAGATCGATAGCTACGATGGTAAATTGGGGGTCTTTCTGAGTGAACTGGAGAACCTTGACATGAGAGTGAAACTGCTGGAGAGCAACCCAGACAAATACGTCAAACTGGACTTTGAGCTTCTCAGAACGGAGCTCCGTGAGTTTGAGGCCCTGGTCACTGAGCTCCACGAGGCCCTGAACGGCTCCTCACCCACGCTCGACAGTCTGTATGTGGAGGTAACAAAATATCAAAGATATTTCAGAAACACAACATTTTGGCAGAAATACATAATTTTGTGCAAAATCTCAGAATAACAAATTCTTGGGTGCCACAAAAGTAAAACCTAACAAATTCTTTAACTTTATTGTCAACACTAAATGGGTCAATTGCGTCTCTAAGATCCGCAACATGACGCTTATCGTGGACCGACTGGAGGGCTACGACAAGGGCAACCTGGATGTGGTCCGCCTGGAATTCGCCAAGTTGAAGAAGAAGCTGGACGACTGccagaaggagctggaggacatCATCACTCCCGACATCGGTAAGATCAATCGTGGACACAATAGCAATGCCGGTGATACCTTTTGCTTTGGATATATTGATTTTAAATAATGAATTTCTTCTTTCCTAGGCAACTGTGACCACCAAGGCATCATCAGCCTCAGCAAGCCCATGGCCATCCAGCTCAACGCTGACCTGGATTCAGGCTATAGATACGGGGGTTGGGGGAAAGACTCCAAGCCTGCTCAGGGCTCTGAGTCCATGTATTGGTACGGTGGCTACCGTGGCCCATCCGTTCAATACCTCAAACTGTACTCTGATTATGATAAACTGATCTTACGCTCTTCGTTCAAAGTCCACAACATACCACGTGACACCGGCAACAATTACATCGTCCACGGCAACACCATGTATTACCAGTACAACAGCCCGTTCAGCATGTCCAAGTTCAACCTGAATTCCTCCAAGCACGACTACAGAGTGATCCCGGACGCCAGTCGGAGGTTCTCGTACAGCAACTCATCCGATCAAAACATGGACTTTGCGGCCGATGAGAACGGACTGTGGGTGATCTACGCCACGGAACAGTCGAAAGGTAAGCTGGTCGTGGCCAAGATAGACATGCCGTCCTTTGGCATAGAGAACGTATGGAGCACCGGGGCGTACAAGCCGCTGGTGGGGAACGCCTTCATGGTGTGCGGAGTGATGTACGCCACCAGGCCACTGCCGGTGTCTCCGAACAGCGAGGAGATCTTCTACTCGTACGACACCAGGAGCGGCCAGGAGAGGCAGCTCAGCATTCCCTTCGAGAAGTTCCAGCAGAGCTACTACAACCTGCACTACAATCCGGCCGACCAGAAGCTGTACATGTACAACGACGGCTACTACGTGTCCTACGATGTGAAGTTCAACTGAGGGGCCGCACGCTTCCTCCACTCATTCTTCTCTGTAATCAGTTATCTGTTGTGGGGGATGTGACTGAACTGTTTGCACCTGAAAACAATGCAATTTCTGCTTCTCATTTCCACAATAAATTCAATCGACGCAAGTTATTTTGGTTGTTTTCATTAACACGGATATTAGATTGAAGCTTAAAAGGTCCAGTGTGTAGAATCTAGTCAAATAAATGGGTACTACGTGTGTCTCCTCAGTGCTTTGGGAGTGAGGGTCTGACAGCGCCAACCTGAGAGTGCGATCAATGCATCATTGATTTGGATACACCCTCTGCTAAGAAATGCTAAAAAGTTATCATGATGACCTGTGTGTCTTCTCCCAATTACAATCAATCAAGTGGTTAGTAGTGAACCTTAGGGTTAGCACAGGAAGTGAGTATATTCAAGTGGATGTTACTGATTAATGAGTGaaacagcaaacacacatgGGGATAATTTGGAACATTCGAATGAGCTTCGTTTGAAGCATTTTTATTATACATCAAATAAGCTTGTTAAAAATATAACCCCATTGCTTATAATTCAGCCCTAATGACACACATTATTATTGGTGGGTGGTAAGCAATAGATTAATTTATTATAGAATATAgtaaatattttatattcattGATTCGTCAGTGTAATACATCCTGCCCTCTCCATTTGATCCTTTAGGGTAAGAGACACACCCCTCCCTCTTTATTAACCCTATCCCCTCAATGGGCCttgctgtggctgtggctgccccccccccccccccccccacccccaccctcaccctccatTCAGCAGCCCCGCCCTCGTAGGGACAGCCAGCCCTCCCttgggcagagggggagagtgttCTTTGTGCTGGGCTAAGAGCATGTCTCCATCTGGTACAGAGGCACCAGTCCCCAGCCCATTAGGGATTCCAGGCAGGATGGGGATGGCTGTGTATTGTAGGGGGCTGAAGACAATGAAACACACATCAATATTACTAGTGCCTTACTTTTAAATGAGGAAAGGGTTGGCGGGTAATTTTCTTAATCTTCTAAACATGACGTGAAAATCGTTCTCTTTCCAGGTCAAACTGAAATGGAACCCAAAAAAAGGGAGCGCTGTCTCTTTAAGCCGGCATCTGGCAGGATGGGTGGCGGTGGATGGGCGGGGGTTGGTTTAAATGGTACCCTCCGTGACATCATTCTGGACCAATCGGCATGCTCCCCGGGAGCCCTTTCCTCCGCTTCATCTCCCTGAGATGCGTGAACGCAGGCTGCCGAAGACGAGGCGTTCTGCTCATGGTTGCCGTGGTAGCGTTGTGGATCCAGCGCATGCTAGCTTCACTTTAGGTAAGCTGGGTGTTAGCAGCAGGAGTGCTGTCTCCCTCTACACCACTGAGGATTAGGATTGTAACGAGGAGGTCG belongs to Gadus chalcogrammus isolate NIFS_2021 chromosome 5, NIFS_Gcha_1.0, whole genome shotgun sequence and includes:
- the olfm4.2 gene encoding olfactomedin-4, whose protein sequence is MFELLLLLSVIGPASAWTSLEDWVSGNVTVSVGDSGQCLCHVYLPDTTFSAGRVEHMQQVTKDLILEVNIQIEKIDSYDGKLGVFLSELENLDMRVKLLESNPDKYVKLDFELLRTELREFEALVTELHEALNGSSPTLDSLYVEIRNMTLIVDRLEGYDKGNLDVVRLEFAKLKKKLDDCQKELEDIITPDIGNCDHQGIISLSKPMAIQLNADLDSGYRYGGWGKDSKPAQGSESMYWYGGYRGPSVQYLKLYSDYDKLILRSSFKVHNIPRDTGNNYIVHGNTMYYQYNSPFSMSKFNLNSSKHDYRVIPDASRRFSYSNSSDQNMDFAADENGLWVIYATEQSKGKLVVAKIDMPSFGIENVWSTGAYKPLVGNAFMVCGVMYATRPLPVSPNSEEIFYSYDTRSGQERQLSIPFEKFQQSYYNLHYNPADQKLYMYNDGYYVSYDVKFN